TTCTGGCGAAAACTATGGTTGAGTTATGCTTAGGTGAAATCGAACAAATCAAAGACAAATATGATGTAGATCAGAATTTGAGAACCTATTTAAGAAGAATTAAACGGAAAACTGCTCTGCTGATCGCAGCAAGCTGCCGTTTAGGTGCGATTGCTTCTAAAGTTTCTGAAGAAGAGGAAAAAGCTCTTTTTAAATATGGGTACTATGTAGGGATGTCCTACCAGATCATTGATGATGTGCTTGATTTCACAGCTTCTGAAGAGGAACTCGGCAAGCCGGCGGGAGGAGATCTTCTCCAAGGAAACATCACTTTACCTGTCCTTTATTCCCTTACAGACAAAGGCTTTAAAAGGGAGTTAGCTGAATTGTTCAGCAATCAGGAAACTCTAACACCAGAAAAACTCAAACCGATTATCCAACAAATCCAATCGAATGGGTCGATTGAAAAATCTCTGGAAGTCAGTGACCTTTATTTGAAAAAAGCGTATAAAGCACTCGATAGGCTTCCTGCAAGCAGACCAAAGCAGACCCTGAAAGGAATAGCCAAGTACATTGGAAAAAGACGAGCATAATAAGCATTGCTAAGTAGGATGGAACATGATAAAATCATTTTGGCTCTTGCTAAAAGCGCTTCCACTCTATACATAAGAAGAGGTGTAAACATGGAAAAAACATTTTTGATGATTAAACCTGATGGAGTACAACGCAGTCTGGTTGGAGAAATTACCAGTCGTTTTGAAAAAAAAGGCTTTAAGCTTGCAGGAGCGAAGCTTATGGTCATTTCTAACGAACTAGCTGAAAAACATTACGGAGAGCACAAAGATAAACCATTCTTTGGGGAGCTAGTAGATTTTATTACTTCGGGTCCTGTATTTGCAATGGTTTGGGAAGGCGAAAATGTAATTGGTACAGCCCGCCAGATGATGGGGGCAACAAACCCTAAAGAAGCTGCACCGGGAACAATCCGTGGGGATTATGGAGTAATTGTCGGTAAAAATATTATTCACGGTTCAGACTCGCAAGAAAGCGCTGAACGGGAAATCGGTCTTTTCTTTGAAGAGAACGAAGTACTGGATTATCAAAAAGATGAAAGCCAATGGATTTATTAATGAAAGACTACTCCTTACTAAGGGGTTAAACTGTTGAGGCAATTCTCAACAGTTTTTTTTATGCGTCTTTTTGTTACGGTACACTGTTATTCCATCATTAATGCGTTTTTTAAAAGTGAATCGCAGTGTTTTTTTCGTTTACAACGGTACTTTATTGCAGTAGGCTATAAGGGACAAAACAATGGTAAGGGGTTACTCCTTGTATGAAAGAAGACTATGCTGAATTTACTCAACTCATTTACAGAAAAACGGGAATTGACTTATCTTTATATAAAGAGGCTCAAATGAAGCGGAGGTTAACTTCTCTTCGTGATAAAAGAGGATATAATCAGTTTACACATTATTCCCTGGCTTTGTTTAAAGACGAGAATCTCTTACAAGAATTTATGGATCGAATAACGATTAATGTCTCAGAATTTTATCGCAACAAAAAGCGTTGGGATGTGCTGGAGTCTCGTGTGATCCCTTATTTGTTGAAGAAAAAGCGAAAGCTGAGAATCTGGAGCGCTGCCTGTTCTAGTGGAGAAGAGCCCTATACGCTTGCTATGATGCTGCTCCAGTTTATCCCGGCAAGACAATTTGAAATTGTCGCCACAGACATAGATCCACTAGCACTGCAGCGGGCTGAAGCAGCGATCTATTCTGAAAGAGCACTGAACGAAGTCCCACAGGCTGTAAAAGAAAAATACTTTGTCAGGAGAGGCTTATTCTTCCATTTAGCAGAAGATGTAAAGAAATGCGTAACCTTTAGACAGCACAATCTGTTATCGGATCCGTATGAGGACTCATGGGATTTAATAGTTTGCAGAAACGTTTTAATATACTTTACTGAACAGGCGAAAGAGCTCATTTATAAAAATTTCAGCACGTCATTAGCTGAAGGAGGGATCTTCTTCGTAGGCAGCACGGAGCAGATATTTCTCCCGCAAAAATATAATTTATCAGTGTATGATACCTTTTTTTATCAAAAAGAAAAAACGTTAAAATCTATGGATTAACCTGATCTATTATAAAAAATTTAAATATTTTGAGAACACAAATGTTGATGCTTGTGATATAGTAGTACGTAAAATTTGTAACAGGAGGTCCATTGTTCATGCGCTATTTAACTGCAGGAGAATCACATGGCAAACAATTAACGACAATCATCGAAGGAGTTCCTTCCCATTTACCTTTGACGAAGGATCAAATTAATAAATCATTATTACGCCGTCAAGGAGGTTACGGGCGGGGAAAACGCATGCAGATTGAAAAAGACATGGTGGAGATTATGAGCGGTGTCCGCCATGGGTATACCCTTGGTTCGCCTATTTCTCTCGTTGTACATAACGATGACTTTAAGCACTGGGTGGATATTATGGGAGAAGATCCTTTGGAAGAAGATGCGAAAATTAGGAGAACGATTTCAAGGCCGCGTCCTGGCCATGCCGATTTAAATGGAGGTTTAAAATACGGCCACAGAGATATGAGAAATGTCCTTGAACGGTCTTCTGCACGGGAAACCGCGGCCCGGGTTGGAGCAGGAGCGGTTGCAAAGGCACTCCTTAGTGAGCTTGGGATTGAAGTGGCAGGTTATGTCAGGGAAATTGCAGGAATCGTAAGTGAGGTAGAGGAAAGTCTGACCCTGCAGGAACGCCGGGAAATCTCAGAAGCATCTCCAGTACGCACGTTCGACCAGTCGGCGGCTGAAAAGATGATGAAGGCAATTGATGTGGCCAAGAAGGAAGGCGACTCGATCGGAGGAGTATGCGAAGTGTACGTAGAGGGCATGCCTCCAGGTCTTGGCTCTTATGTTCATTATGACCGCAAGCTTGATGGACGAATTGCAGGCAGCGTGATGAGCATTAATGCGTTTAAAGGTGTAGAGTTTGGAATAGGATTCGAAGCAGCGCGCCGAAATGGCAGCCAGGTTCATGATGAGATTTTATGGAGTGAAGAAAAAGGATATTATCGTCGTACCAATCGTCTCGGTGGTTTTGAAGGCGGAATGACAACAGGAATGCCGATCGTCGTAAAAGGAGTTATGAAGCCTATTCCAACTCTATATAAACCGCTTCAAAGTGTCGACATTGAGACAAAAGAAACTTTCCAGGCGAGTATCGAACGTTCGGATTCCTGCGCCGTGCCGGCAGCCTCTGTCGTAATGGAGCACATCGTTGCTTTTGAACTGGCGAAGGCAATTACTGAAGAATTTCCTGCCGATTACTTTCCTAGGTTAAAACGCGCAGTAGATGACTATCGCAAGGAAGTCAGGGCTTTTTAAAATGAATTCTCTTATGATACACTCCAGTACCCATGAATATGAAGTTATCATCGGAAGCGGAACACGGCATCAATTTTATGAAAAACTTCCAAAGCACTATCACAATTTGTTAATCATTACAGATGACCAGGTGGCTGAACTTTACCTGGATGAAGTCATATGCGCTTGCGGTACTGATGTAAAAGTTCAATCTTCTGTGGTTCCCTCTGGAGAAGCTTCAAAGAGCATAGCTTGCTATGAAAAGCTCTTAAACGATTGTGCAGAGGCGAAGCTTGATCGGAATTCCCTGATCGTTGCGCTTGGAGGTGGAATGGTCGGTGATTTAGCCGGTTTTGTCGCTGCTACGTATTTGAGAGGGGTTGATTTCATTCAAATGCCGACAACAATTCTTGCTCACGATAGCAGTGTGGGGGGAAGGTTGCCATTAACCATAGACAGGGTAAAAATCTTATCGGGAGTTTTTATAACCCTGTACTAGTGGTGTATGATATCGACATGTTAGCTACCCTCCCTGAATCTGAAGTAAGGTCAGGGTATGGTGAAGTCATTAAGCATGCGTTTATTAGTGACCGAAGATGGTTGAATGAAGTGCTTAGAACAGATCTTTCACTGTTTTCAACAGACCAATTGATTGACGATCTGTCTAAAGGAGTCCGCGTAAAAGCAAAAATTGTAGAAAAAGATGAAAAGGAGCAAGGTGTTAGAAAACATTTAAACTTAGGACACACCCTTGCTCACGCCATTGAGGCTGAATTAGGCTACGGTAAGATCACTCATGGGGAAGCTGTAGCCCTCGGTATTTGGTTTGCCTTGAATTTAAGCAATGTGATTTTAGATTCGCATTTACCAGTGAAAGATTATGTAAACTGGTTAAAAACCAATCACTATCCGATCGATCAATTAAATGCATTGGATGCCGAATCGTTGCTCAATCGTATGAAGTGGGATAAAAAAACTATCCACGAAGTGATTCATTATGTGCTTCTAAAAGAAACAGGCGATCCATGTGTGAAAAGCATAAAAGACCAGGTACTAAAAGAAGAGCTGCGTCTTTTTTTAGAAGAGGTGAGAGACTATTGATTAGAGGAGTAAGAGGCGCGACCACAGTTGAATTCAATGATGCTGAGCAAATCATTACCCGTTCTTTCGAGCTGATGACTGAGCTGGTTAGAGAAAATAACATTTCACCAGAGGAAGTAGTCAGTGTATATTTTTCTGCAACGGAAGATATCGATGCTGCTTTTCCAGCGAAGTCTTTGCGCAGACTTCAAGGATGGACATACGTACCGGTCATGTGTATGAGAGAAATCAATGTTCCCGGCAGTCTGTCTAAGTGTATTCGTGTAATGGTGACTGTTGAGACGGATATTAAACAGCAGGATATCGTACATGTTTATCATTATGATGCTGAAAAGCTTCGCCCAGATTTGAAAAGTGGAAAGGAGTGATCTTATGAAAGCAAAGGATATTTTGAAGGAAATGACCCCTTATAAACCGGGCAAACAAATTGAAGAGGTGAAGAAAGAATATGGTCTGAATCATATTGTAAAGCTAGCCTCTAATGAAAATCCTCATGGTTTTTCTGATCGAGTTAAGGAAGAGCTTCCGAAATTAATCGCCAATTTGGAAATTTACCCTGATGGCTATGCTGCCGCAGTCCGTCAAAAGGTAGCTGATTTTCTCCATGTGGATCAAGAGCAGTTAATTTTCGGTAACGGTTCGGACGAAGTCGTTCAAATAATTTGCCGTACCTTTTTAGAACCCGGGTCCAACACGATCATGGCGGCCCCTACTTTTCCTCAGTACCGTCATAATGCTCTTATTGAAGGAGCGGAAGTGAGAGAGGTTCCTCTTCAGGAAGGGCACCATGATTTAAATGAAATGCTTGCACAAATAGATGAATTCACTCGTGTATTATGGATTTGCACTCCGAATAATCCTACCGGGGTCCATATCGATCATCAATCCTTGACAGACGTATTGAACCAGTGCCCTGATCATGTCCTTGTAGTGCTTGATGAAGCTTACTATGAATATTTAAAAGCAGAAGATGCGTTTGATTCACTTGCTGCTCTGGAGAAGTATCCTAATTTAATCGTTTTGCGGACCTTCTCAAAAGCATACGGTCTTGCTGGCTTACGTATTGGTTATGGAGTGTCTTCTAAAGAGATTATTCAAACACTTGAACCCGCAAGAGAACCGTTTAATACCTCAACTATTGCACAAGCAGCAGCGATCCTGGCTCTTGAAGACCAGGAATTTATTAAGAAAACCACAGAAGAAAACCTTAGAAATAAACAAGCGCTTATCGAATTTTGCGATTACCAGGGGATGGATTATTATCCAAGTGAAGCGAACTTTGTTTTAATTCACCTGCCTATCAGCGGTGATGAAATGTTCGAACATTTACTATCTAAAGGGTTTATTGTCCGTTCAGGCGAAGCTCTGGGACTTCCGAATACGATCAGGCTCACGATAGGAAAGAAAGACGATATGATAAGAATTCAAGATGAAATAAAAGGAAAGCTGGCTAAAGTAGCTTCCGGTGAACAGTAATGCAGCAGGTTTTTATTGTCGGCCTTGGACTCATTGGAGGGTCCCTTGCCATGAATATCGCGAAAAAAGAACATGTACATGTCATAGGTTTGGACGAAGATTATGACACGATGCAAATGGCAAAAAAGCAAGGGGTAATTCAGGAGATCGCCACAAATTTTGAAGCGGGAGTCAAACAGGCTGATGTCCTGGTGCTTGCCACCCCAATTGCCATTACCATCAATTATATTGAGCAACTAAATCATATGATCATAGAAAAAAAACTAGTGATTACAGACGTTTCTTCAGTTAAAAACAATGTCTTAAAAGCAGCAGAAAATCTATCGAACCCCAATCTGGCATTTGTGGGGGGACATCCGATGGCAGGGTCTCATAAACAAGGATACACGGCCGCAAAACCGCATTTGTTTGAGAATGCCATCTATGTATTAACCCCTTCTACACATGCGTGTCAAAAAGAAGCTGATCTGCTCAAGGAACTATTTTCAGAGACAGAGGCGAGATTCCTTATTTTTTCTTCTCAGGAACACGATGAAATGACAGCGGTTATCTCCCACTTTCCTCATTTAATCGCTTCTTCCCTCGTTCACCAGGCAAAGAACTGGCAGGCTACACATCCTTATTTGGAGCATTTAGCAGCAGGGGGATTTAAGGATATTACAAGAATTGCCTCAAGCAATCCTAAACTGTGGCAGGATATCTTTTTTCAGAATCGTCAGCTGTTAATATCCATGCTTGACGATTGGATCGTGGAAATGAAAAAAGTGCAGGCGTATTTACAGGAGGAGCTAAGTGAACACACTTTTGAATACTTACAAACGGCCAAAAGCTACCGGGACGGGCTTCCTGTAAGAGAAAGAGGGGCCATACCAGCCTTTTATGATATTTATGTAGATATCCACGACCAGCCTGGTGCCATTCATGATGTCATTGGTCTTTTGGCTAAACATTCGATCAGTATTAAAAATATTGAAATATTAGAAGTGCGTGAAGGAATAACTGGTGTTTTAAGAATCAGCTTTTCTACTAATGAGGAACAGCTGAAAAGCAAACAGCTTTTAGAAGAAGATCAATATGAGGTAATGCTGGAGCAGTAAATAAGGAGGAATAGTCCATGTCAACGTTAGTGCTTGAACCTGCAAAAAAAGGATTAACAGGCAGGTTGAAAGTTCCCGGTGATAAATCCATTTCCCACCGAGCAGTTATTTTTTCATCACTTGCCAAAGGTGTATCCCATATAACCAATTTTCTCACTGGGGAGGACTGCCTTAGAACGGTGGAAGCCTTCAGGCAGATGGGAGTGGAGATTACTAAGGAGAAGGATTGCCTCACTGTTCACGGGAACGGTATAGACGCCCTAAAGGAACCTGCTGTTCCGATTAACTTTGGAAACTCAGGTACCACTGCAAGACTTATGAGCGGGGTGTTGGCAGGCCTTCCTTTATTTACCACAGCATTTGGGGACCAATCTTTATCCAGGCGGCCAATGGATCGTGTTGTTCAGCCTCTGAGTGAAATGGGAGCCTTAATTCGCGGCAGGGAGCAGGCATCTTACCTCCCGTTAGCCTTTGAAGGTAAGAAACTAAGAGGGCGGATCCATCAACTGCAAGTAAAAAGTGCTCAAGTGAAATCTGCGTTGCTGCTTGCTGGCTTACTAGCAGAAGGGGAGACTACCGTAGTGGAACAGGGCAGGACTCGAAATCATACCGAAATGCTGCTGCCACTATTTGGAGCTGAAGTTCAAACGAAAGGTGCATCTATTACGGTTAAAGGAGGGCAGCAACTGCAAGGGGCTGACTTTCAAGTACCTGGAGATATTTCATCCGCAGCCTTTTTCCTAGTAGGTGCTGCGATTACTCCAAACAGTGATCTGAACATCGTAAATGTAGGGCTGAATCCTACGAGAAATGGGGTCGTTCAGGCACTTGAAAAAATGGGGGCAGCGATAGAAACAACCATTACTTCTTATGTAGGAGAAGAACCGGTGGGAGACATGCGTATTTCACATAGTTCCTTAAAAGCAATTACATTGGAAGGCGATCTTATTGCCAATTTAATAGATGAAATCCCAATACTTGCTCTAGCTGCTACTCAAGCGGAAGGAACAACGATAATAAAAGACGCAAAAGAACTGCGTGTTAAAGAAACGGATCGGATTGAAGCCGTTGCTCATAACCTGACTCAATTAGGGGCAAATGTGGAAACTAGAGAAGATGGTCTGGCTATCCATGGACCTACTCCGCTTCATGGGGGAGAGCTGCATTCCTATGGTGACCATCGGATTGGCATGATGGGTGCCATTGCCTCATTGATTACTACCAGTAAGGTCTCGATTGCGGACAAGGAATGTATTAATATTTCCTACCCGAACTTCTTTGAGGATTTACATGGGCTTTTGTAATTAAATTTCATAGATTTAAACCTGCTCTCATACGATATAAAAAACCTATTTGGAGGTTTGGCGTATGGGAGCTTATTGCTTTAGTACTTTTCTTGAAGAAGAAGATCAATGTAAAATCGGCGAACTAACTGTAAATAAAGACCGTTTCGTCCGTGAAGTCATTGGCCAAGCAAAAGTTGGGAAGATGAATAGTGAAGGTTTTTTTGTTTCTCCAGGTCATGTAATGATTGATTTTAACAGCCCTGTCTGGTGTTCCTCTTCTATTCAAGACACCTGTGAGCACTACATACAAAGAGGATGCACCCTCTTACTCCTTCAGCACCCAGTTTCTAGCATACGCCGCTTCCGTGCCGATTATGCTGCTTTTTTAGAGCAGCTTCCCAAGCTTCCCGTTGACTTTATGATTGTTCCTGTTATTCCATCAGCTTTTGTCAAACCTGATATGGTTCGTTTTTTTGCAAAGGAAGGCTGTCCATTTATTCAGATTGAATTAGATTCAGCAGAGGACGTTCAAGATGTACCTTGGGGGTGGCTGACACAGGCACAATCTTATAAGAGAATTCCACTGACCGTTACACTTAGAAGCGAGGAAAATTCGACATATCTTCTCAATTATTTATGGCCTGAAATTTGTAAACAATATGGTATCATAAAGTTATCAGATATACAGGAAGCTGAACTTTTAACCAAGCAGAACTTGAGGGATACTGGTATTTATCCTAATAAAGGCGGATTCAGGCCAGGAGGCTATGCAGATTATAACCTGTATTGGCAGCCTGAAAACAAGATATTTGATGGAGAGGACCCATTCATTTATCATAATGCTATTCCAGACGTAACCATTATGCGTGGAAAAGTCATTCAAGTGCAGCAGCAAGTTGAACCTACTGCGTCAGGAGAGTATCAGAGAATCACCGTTTATCAGCATTTTGTTTAAAGGACTAGAAAGGATGTCATCATGGAGGAAATTCAAAAAGCCATCCGTCAGATGGAAGCTCATCAGACGGAAGATGCACTTAATACATTGCAGCAGTATCTGCCGGAAGCGGATGAAGAAGAGCGTTTTACCATCGCTGAATTGTTTATTCAATGGGGGATGCTTGAAGAAGCCAAGTTAATATTACAGGAACTTATCCAGCGCTATCCGAAAGAGCAGGAACTGAAAGTCATGATGGCAGAATTGCACATCGACCTCGATGAAGACGATGAAGCAATTGAATTACTAAACCAGTTTGGCCCGGAAGACGAAGATTACCTGCAGGCACTCATTCAACTGGCAGATTTATACCAGTCTCAAGGACTGTTTGAAGTAGCTGAACAGAAGCTGCTCGAAGCAAAGCAGGCGGCACCTAATGAAGCAGTGATTGATTTTGCATTAGGAGAACTCTCGTTTTCTAATGGAGAATATAATAAAAGCATCCCTTTTTATGAAAATGCTTTGCATCACCAGCCTGTCATAGGAGATATTGAAGTTGCAACAAGACTCGCGGAAGCTTATGCGGCTACCGGAGAATTTGAGAAGTCATTGGAGTACTTTCAAAGCGTAGAGGAAGAAAACCCTGATGTGATGTTCCGCTATGGCTTCGTTGCATTTCAGGCATTAAGACATGATATCGCTATTAATGTCTGGGAAAGGCTGATCGAAAAGGATCCGTATTTCCAATCGGTTTACCCACATTTAGCGAAAGCCTACGAAGCGGAAGGTATGCCTAAACAGGCTTTGGATATGGCTAAAAAGGGACTGGCTAAAGATGAATTCAATAAAGAACTGTACCATTTGGCAGGAACGCTTTCCCACCAGCAGGGGAATAAAGAAGAGGGTTATCAGCTTATAAGAGAGGCTGTAGCACTTGATCCGGGGTATAAAGAAGCCGTATTATTTCTCATCGAAAACTACAAAGCCGACGATGATTATGAATCCGTCATTGAGTTAATACAGCAATTAATTTCCCTCGGTGAGGAAGACCCTCATTACCTCTGGGAACTAGCTAAGTCTTATGAGGAATTAGAGAATTTTGAAGAAGCCAGCACACATTACCAAAATGCATATCCTTCCTTAAAAGAGGATGTTGATTTCTTAAAAGAGTACGGTTACTTTCTTGTAGAAGAAGGCCGCATGAAAGAGGCTGAAAAGGTATTTACAGAGTATCTGGCGATCGATCCGTCAGATACGGAAATAGAAGAGTTTATCGGGCGGTTGAGAGAAGAAGATTAGAGCGATCACTAAGCGCAGGAGGGGCGCCAATGCAAACACCAATTTCCATAGATGAAAAAAAGGATTTTGTTCGGTGGTTTCTTAATCATTATCAGTTGAAAAAAAGGGAAAGTGTTTGGATTCTTAATTATCTTATGAACCATGAGACCTTGTTGTCTTGTGTCCATTTTGTACAAGAAGTCAAATTTTGTCCAAGAGGTATGGAAATCAGTGCCCAAGGTGTATCCGATCCGCCGTTCAGGTTTTATAAAGGACAGGTTATGACAAATGATGCAGAAAAATCATTTCACGACTTAAGAATGAACCAGAAGGAACCTGTGTACATCCAAATGAATTTTGAAAAAGCTCAGCAATGTTCCAAATACGCCCTTGTACTCGAAGAGAACCCCTATCTGCCGAAAGATTATTATTTAAATGACCGTGATAAAAATGAAGCAGGAAGGTTTTTGTCCCACAGTCTGCTGCAGCACCGGAAAAAGCAGCTGGAATTGAAAATTGACAAAGCCCTGCAGAATGGGGATCGTGACACTTTCAGAAGTCTTTGTGAAAACTTAAACCAGGTGAATCAAGAGCTCAATACCTTTATGCAATAAGCCGGGGACATACCCTCCGGCTTTTCTTTTTGCAGATTTTTAGTACAATTAATGAAAAAGAAGAAAGGGGGAATACTAGATGCAGTGGACGAAAAATGATATATCCAATTACCTGCCTGAAAAGCCTTATATTGATACAGTACTTATTCCATTAATTGCTTTTGATCCCTCGGCAGACGAGCGGATGATCAAACATGGGTTCCAACGTGAACTGAATCAAGTATTTACCAGTTTAATGGAGAGAGAATTTAAGGGCCGTCTGTTTCTGGCACCAGAGTATAATTATTTAGATGGCTTTTCTAAAAAGGAAGTATCGAGATTAAATGAATGGGTGAGTCGGTTTAATAAGCAGCCATTTCAATACATATTCCTTTTTACATTTGATGCTAAATGGAAGAAGCATGAACGGGAATTAGAGGCTGATCTCATTTGGATCCCGGGTCTGTCGGATGGAGATATCCAAAGTTCTGAAACTCAATCATTCGTAAAAGAACAAGTACCATTGATTAGTGAATTAATTCAAGGATATTGGTAACAATGAAAACTTAAGAGATGCTTCCAGATTTTATTGACCAAGCCTTGAGATTGCGCTATCATGAGAATGTCCTAGTAAACTGTGTGTAATATCCATGTTAGTTGGATTACTGCATAGAGGGGGGAAAAGAATGAGCGATAGAAAACGAGTTTCCCGCCGTCAATTTTTGAACTACACGTTAACGGGTGTAGGTGGTTTTATGGCGGCCGGAATGCTTGCACCGATGGTAAGATTTGCAATTGATCCTCTGCTAGAGCCGACGGAAAAAGGTACATATCACTCCGTTGTTTCCGTTGATGAATTGACCAATGAACCGAAGCGTTTTGACTGGAGCATTGATCAAGTAGACGCCTGGTATGAATCAAAAGTGCAAAAAACAGCTTGGGTGTACAAAGATGAAAACGGTGACATAGTTCCGCTCTCACCTATTTGTACGCATCTGGGTTGTACAGTGGACTGGGCTTCAGATAAGTCACATCCAGAGCAATTCCATTGTCCTTGTCACGGAGGGCGGTATACGAAGGAAGGAATTAATATCGCAGGAACTCCGCCGACTGCACCACTTGCAGTGTACGAGCACAAAGTAAAAGATGGCATGCTTTACCTTGGAGACGCAATACCTAGAGAACCTAGAAAGGGGGCGTAATTCATGCTTCAGAAAATTTACGACTGGGTGGATGAGCGCGTGGATGTAACCCCGTTGTGGCGAGATATCGCTGATCACGAGGTTCCTGAGCATGTAAATCCTGCCCACCATTTTTCTGCATTTGTTTATTGTTTTGGCGGTTTAACATTTTTTATCACTGTCATCCAAATTCTATCCGGAATGTTTTTGACGATGTATTATGTACCGGATATTGAAAATGCTTGGAAGTCGGTCTACTATTTGCAAAAAGAAGTAGCCTATGGGCAAATCGTTCGCGGGATGCACCATTGGGGTGCCAGTTTAGTTATCGTAATGCTGTTCTTACATACATTACGTGTATTCTTCCAAGGCGCTTACAAGAAGCCTCGTGAACTTAACTGGGTTGTAGGAGTGCTGTTATTCTTCATTATGCTGGGACTGGGTTTTACCGGTTATTTGCTGCCATGGGATAACAAAGCTTACTTTGCGACTCAAGTAGGTCTTGAGATTGCTGGATCTGCTCCATTTATTGGGGATGAGATTCGAACGCTTCTCGCTGGAGATCCATCTATTGT
This Halobacillus salinarum DNA region includes the following protein-coding sequences:
- the aroC gene encoding chorismate synthase gives rise to the protein MRYLTAGESHGKQLTTIIEGVPSHLPLTKDQINKSLLRRQGGYGRGKRMQIEKDMVEIMSGVRHGYTLGSPISLVVHNDDFKHWVDIMGEDPLEEDAKIRRTISRPRPGHADLNGGLKYGHRDMRNVLERSSARETAARVGAGAVAKALLSELGIEVAGYVREIAGIVSEVEESLTLQERREISEASPVRTFDQSAAEKMMKAIDVAKKEGDSIGGVCEVYVEGMPPGLGSYVHYDRKLDGRIAGSVMSINAFKGVEFGIGFEAARRNGSQVHDEILWSEEKGYYRRTNRLGGFEGGMTTGMPIVVKGVMKPIPTLYKPLQSVDIETKETFQASIERSDSCAVPAASVVMEHIVAFELAKAITEEFPADYFPRLKRAVDDYRKEVRAF
- the hisC gene encoding histidinol-phosphate transaminase translates to MKAKDILKEMTPYKPGKQIEEVKKEYGLNHIVKLASNENPHGFSDRVKEELPKLIANLEIYPDGYAAAVRQKVADFLHVDQEQLIFGNGSDEVVQIICRTFLEPGSNTIMAAPTFPQYRHNALIEGAEVREVPLQEGHHDLNEMLAQIDEFTRVLWICTPNNPTGVHIDHQSLTDVLNQCPDHVLVVLDEAYYEYLKAEDAFDSLAALEKYPNLIVLRTFSKAYGLAGLRIGYGVSSKEIIQTLEPAREPFNTSTIAQAAAILALEDQEFIKKTTEENLRNKQALIEFCDYQGMDYYPSEANFVLIHLPISGDEMFEHLLSKGFIVRSGEALGLPNTIRLTIGKKDDMIRIQDEIKGKLAKVASGEQ
- a CDS encoding CheR family methyltransferase; this encodes MKEDYAEFTQLIYRKTGIDLSLYKEAQMKRRLTSLRDKRGYNQFTHYSLALFKDENLLQEFMDRITINVSEFYRNKKRWDVLESRVIPYLLKKKRKLRIWSAACSSGEEPYTLAMMLLQFIPARQFEIVATDIDPLALQRAEAAIYSERALNEVPQAVKEKYFVRRGLFFHLAEDVKKCVTFRQHNLLSDPYEDSWDLIVCRNVLIYFTEQAKELIYKNFSTSLAEGGIFFVGSTEQIFLPQKYNLSVYDTFFYQKEKTLKSMD
- the aroA gene encoding 3-phosphoshikimate 1-carboxyvinyltransferase, producing the protein MSTLVLEPAKKGLTGRLKVPGDKSISHRAVIFSSLAKGVSHITNFLTGEDCLRTVEAFRQMGVEITKEKDCLTVHGNGIDALKEPAVPINFGNSGTTARLMSGVLAGLPLFTTAFGDQSLSRRPMDRVVQPLSEMGALIRGREQASYLPLAFEGKKLRGRIHQLQVKSAQVKSALLLAGLLAEGETTVVEQGRTRNHTEMLLPLFGAEVQTKGASITVKGGQQLQGADFQVPGDISSAAFFLVGAAITPNSDLNIVNVGLNPTRNGVVQALEKMGAAIETTITSYVGEEPVGDMRISHSSLKAITLEGDLIANLIDEIPILALAATQAEGTTIIKDAKELRVKETDRIEAVAHNLTQLGANVETREDGLAIHGPTPLHGGELHSYGDHRIGMMGAIASLITTSKVSIADKECINISYPNFFEDLHGLL
- the aroH gene encoding chorismate mutase; translated protein: MIRGVRGATTVEFNDAEQIITRSFELMTELVRENNISPEEVVSVYFSATEDIDAAFPAKSLRRLQGWTYVPVMCMREINVPGSLSKCIRVMVTVETDIKQQDIVHVYHYDAEKLRPDLKSGKE
- a CDS encoding 3-dehydroquinate synthase family protein gives rise to the protein MVYDIDMLATLPESEVRSGYGEVIKHAFISDRRWLNEVLRTDLSLFSTDQLIDDLSKGVRVKAKIVEKDEKEQGVRKHLNLGHTLAHAIEAELGYGKITHGEAVALGIWFALNLSNVILDSHLPVKDYVNWLKTNHYPIDQLNALDAESLLNRMKWDKKTIHEVIHYVLLKETGDPCVKSIKDQVLKEELRLFLEEVRDY
- the ndk gene encoding nucleoside-diphosphate kinase yields the protein MEKTFLMIKPDGVQRSLVGEITSRFEKKGFKLAGAKLMVISNELAEKHYGEHKDKPFFGELVDFITSGPVFAMVWEGENVIGTARQMMGATNPKEAAPGTIRGDYGVIVGKNIIHGSDSQESAEREIGLFFEENEVLDYQKDESQWIY
- the hepT gene encoding heptaprenyl diphosphate synthase component II; its protein translation is MKLAMIYSFLKQDLSKIEDAVNETIQSENPVLREASSQLLQAGGKRIRPVFVLLAGKFGDYDIERMKAVAVSLELIHTASLVHDDVIDEAKMRRGEPTIKSRWDNRIAMYTGDYIFARSLENLSKLENPKAHQILAKTMVELCLGEIEQIKDKYDVDQNLRTYLRRIKRKTALLIAASCRLGAIASKVSEEEEKALFKYGYYVGMSYQIIDDVLDFTASEEELGKPAGGDLLQGNITLPVLYSLTDKGFKRELAELFSNQETLTPEKLKPIIQQIQSNGSIEKSLEVSDLYLKKAYKALDRLPASRPKQTLKGIAKYIGKRRA
- a CDS encoding prephenate dehydrogenase produces the protein MQQVFIVGLGLIGGSLAMNIAKKEHVHVIGLDEDYDTMQMAKKQGVIQEIATNFEAGVKQADVLVLATPIAITINYIEQLNHMIIEKKLVITDVSSVKNNVLKAAENLSNPNLAFVGGHPMAGSHKQGYTAAKPHLFENAIYVLTPSTHACQKEADLLKELFSETEARFLIFSSQEHDEMTAVISHFPHLIASSLVHQAKNWQATHPYLEHLAAGGFKDITRIASSNPKLWQDIFFQNRQLLISMLDDWIVEMKKVQAYLQEELSEHTFEYLQTAKSYRDGLPVRERGAIPAFYDIYVDIHDQPGAIHDVIGLLAKHSISIKNIEILEVREGITGVLRISFSTNEEQLKSKQLLEEDQYEVMLEQ